GTCATGGAAATGTCGTACCAAGAGCGAGATGGTATCGCGGCTAAAAACCGTGTCGGCGTCCAGAGCGACTACTACCTCGGCTTGGGTATGAGCAATCCCGGTGTTCAGTGCGGAAGCTTTACCACCATTTTCCTTACTATAAACGCGCACCCGTGGCTCGTCGGCAAAAGTCTTTTGAACAATCTGAAAAGTATCATCGGTTGAACCGTCATCCACCACAATAATCTCGAAATGCTCTGGATGGGTACTGGCGAGCAACGAAGCAATGGTCTGGTTGATCACCTTAGCTTCATTATAGGCCGGGAGAATGACCGCTACGCTGGGATTATAGTCTGGGTCAAAAACACGCCGCGTGCGGAGCAACCGTTGAACTACGGCGAGCGCACCAATGAACAGCAACCGCCCCACACCCAGAATGATACCCGCCAAGAACAACCAGTGGACTACGGTGATGGAGAATTCAACCACCGCGAAGGCAATCCGATCCGCCCAAACATCCAGGGAATTACGCGCGAGGAGTGGCATCATGTCGTCTCGCGGGTAACCTAGCAATTCAGCCACAGTGACAAATTGAAATCCATGACTCCGCAGAATTTGCACTAAACGTGGAATTGCCTCCACAGTTTGTGTTCGGTCGCCACCGGAGTCGTGAAGCAGGACAATATTTCCCTCCTGTTTCTCCGCGTCCTCGACAACACGCCTGACAATTTCGTCCGTGCTTGGACGTTGCCAATCATTAGGGTCGATTTTCATGCCTACTGTGAAATAGCCGTGCTCCGTGGCAACTTCTAGTGGATGAATTTCATCGGGGGTTTCCGGCTCCGAATCCATCGCGTAAGGGGCGCGGAATAAACGAGTTTGGCGTCCAATGACACTTTCCAGCATGCGTTGGGTTGCCGACAATTCGAGCTGAAATTGAAGCGTGGGAATCGTGGCGATGTTGGGATGGGTAAAGGTGTGATTACCAATTTCATGGCCTTCGTCGAACATCCGCCGCAATAAATCCGGATGTTGCTGTGCATTGGATCCAATAATAAAAAAGGTAGCGGGAATTCCGGCGCTTTTAAGTACGTCCAAAATCGCCGGAGTCCATTCAGGATCAGGGCCATCGTCAAAAGTTAAGGCAATATTCCTGGGAGAATAACCATGGCGACTAATTACGTATGGAGAAGGATAGACGCTAAAACGCTCATTCACGATTAAGCCGCGCGCTTCGTCATAGCGAATATTCCGTTCGCCCGCGTGAGGTTGCGATGCTACGCGCAAAATTTCGCCCTGGCCTTCGTAGTCAAGGGCATAACCGAATTTCATTTCTTCCAGAGAAATAGCGGCCGTTTCATTTAGTGGATCATTGCGATCCAGGATATTCCAGATCGCAGGATCTTCGCTACCCAGGCGCCACAAGGCATAACCTCGGGGATGAAGTGCATCTGCGGTTACTAATTGATTAAAAAGGCTTACTGCATCGAGTATCCAAACACGGTGGAGAGTTTTACCCTCCTCGTAGTCAAAATAGGGATTTAATGCCTCAGGATCAAAACGAATAATGGCATCGGTTTTTTTAGCCGTAAGAATGGCTTCCCCAAAAGTTTTTTCCTGCGCCGGACCCTGGGGAGGCCAATCGTAGGCGTAATTCGCCATGCCTACCACTAATTTGTCGGGAGGAATTTCGGTTTGTTGTTTAACCAGCGCTTGAGCGAACCAACCCATGCTGGCGATAGGACCGGCGCTGCCGCTCGACCAATGCTCATCGTAAGCCATCACAATTAAGAAATCAGCCACCTTGGCGTATTTTTGATAATGCCATTGCGGGTCCAAAGCGGGTACGCTGAGGGATAGCGAGAATCCTTTTGGACGGGTAGCAGCATAAAGTTCACTCATGAAAATCAGCATTTCCGGCTGCGCTGACGAAGGAATATCCTCAAAATCAATGCTCAATCCCTGAAAATTATTCCTTTCTAGGTATTCCAGTAAATTATGTATAAGTTTTTCCCGAGCGTTGGAGTTTTCCAATAAACGGGCGAGTTGCGCACCATCCCATTCCGCGCCATTCCAATTATTGATTAGCGGAGTAATAGAAAGATTTGGATAGCGATTACGAATATATTGGGTTACTTGGCGTTGACGCATTGGCTCATCCTCACGCAAGCTGCCATCTGCTCCAGATAGATGTAGCCACTCAGGAATGAGTACGTCTAGGTGGTCTAAATTTTCCTTTAGTGAGCTGAAACTCGCGTCATCCCAATTAACATAGTAGCCAAAAATCAGTGGTTGTCTTTGATGATCTTTATGATGCGGAGCGCGCGCCTTTAATAAAAGTTGCGCCAGGGTATGTTCCTGTTCTCGTTCCAGGCGTGCTTTCACTTCCTTGAGTGCCCGTTTTGCCTTGGTGATATGGTGTTCTTCCCCTCGTGGTGGAATGCCATGACCCGATCGGGATGATAACGTGGAATTCGGAAGGGGCAAGGCTGGTAATATGGGATTAGCGAGGATGCTCACCATCAGGAAACCGGCAAGCACTGATAAAATTATTCCAACCAGCAAAATAGCGAGCCGTAACCGTGGCCAACGACGGTTGTCAGGATCAAAAAAAACGGGAAGAGGACGTTGATTTTGCATGGCATTCGTAATTAAATTAAATTGAATTATTTGCCATGAACGGCGTATTGATTGTCGGTGTTAGAGAGAACCGACGGAAAGTCTTGGCGATAGTAATACCATAGCCCAGCACCGAGAAGACTGGAAATCACGAATAGCATGATACTAATTCCTACACGTATTTCAGGGTCAAGGTTAAAACCAGAACCTAGTAGTGAAAAGATTAATGTTTGAGGTAAATAGCCCAGGAGTGAGCTTAAAAAAAATGGTAGCGGCTTTACCCCTGAAATACCTCCCGCTAGGTTGGTTGCAAGGTTGTTGGTAAATGGTGAGAGACGCAATACCAGGGTCATGAGGATTGCACGACTGCCTAGAAAATTGTCAATCTTTTGGATGGGCTGCGGAAAATGGCGAATCAGGAAGGAACGACCTATAAAGCGTGCATATTGAAAGGTGATAATCGCTCCGATTATGCTTGCCATTAGTGCTAATCCCGTCCCTAAAATCAAACCAAAGGCATAACCGCCAAGAAAACCGAGCATTTGGCGCGGCAGGCCAATTGCGGTAAAAATGCTTCCAATTAGCACAAATAATGCGCCTCCTATCAATCCACGACCGCGTACCTGATTATCAATCCAGTCAGTCCCGAACAGTGAGTGTAAGGTCGCCCATTTTAATAGTAGCCCAATTAAAATCAGGGTTGCCATTAACACCAATCCTCGCCAGAGCGCGGGGGATACGCGAACGAGAAAACGTACTGGAAGTTCCTCACGCCCGATGGGTATACATGGCTTACTACGCAAATCATTCATCAGTGTCTCCAAGAAATCCCGCCCCTTAGGACGGTGAGGAAGGAAGACGATTTTTTTGTCCCCTTATGGATAGACCAAGACCATTTTGTGTGGGGTCAATGGCTACGTTGACTTTCAAATACGAATTTAGAGCTAAGAATGAACCTTGTATATTTTGTGGTTCAATATACTAGGAGTTACGCAGTTGAACTTGTAACTCTATAACAAAATTGAATTTTTTTGTCCTTCTGCGCGCAGTCACAGAACGCAGAATCTCTATGTAGATGAATTCTGCGACTCCGCTTCGCTGTGCGCAGAATGGCTTAAATTTGCAAAAATTTCCTTAATTCTTCACGCATAGAGTGTGCTACATCCGTCGAAGATCGATAGTGTAATACAATGTTTATTCCTGACTGGTGCAGTCCACGGGTAATGGCAGCACCTACACGGTGCGCCACGCCGGTAATCAGGGCGGTCTGAACTATATTCGACATGCGAGCGATATTGAAGGATGTTAAAAAGAAAACTCAAGATAAAGCTGGACCGTTCAGAATACGACGCTCTTTATATATCAGATATACATTTTATGCCCGAAGGTTCAAGATACCAACAAAACAATCAAGATTCTCTGTTGTTTCTTTTACGATCCTTTAAGGAACAGGGCATCAGGTTTGACAAAGTTTTCATCGTTGGCGATGGTCTTGAAAATTGGTTTGTTTCATCCGCGCATGAATTTAAAAATAATCCAGAAATGTATCATGTTTTATTTGAATCCCTGGAGGCTATCTCGAATAAAAGATTTTATATCATTGGGAATCACTGCACTCGATCTTTGACCATGAAGTTGCCAAAACCAATAAGCACTTATCTAAAAAAGAAAAAATGGAGCATATTGAAAGAATATCGTGATGAAAAAGTAGTCGTTGTTCATGGTCATCAAGCGCAATACAACACATGGCAGTGGATGATTTTTATTCCTTTTTCTTATTTGTTGTATAATATTTTAAGATTGGTTCCAGGTGCGCTCATGATATATGAATACTGGGTTCTCGCTATAATGGATTTCGATAAAAATAAATCAGAATATAATCATTTCATATATCATAAAAAATTGATTAAAGAAATTAATTGTGGCAATAAATGGTTAATTTCTGGACATACCCACAAGCCAATTCATTTCCAACATCTAAAAAGTATCAACACAGGTGATTGGTTAACCAACA
The window above is part of the Gammaproteobacteria bacterium genome. Proteins encoded here:
- a CDS encoding poly-beta-1,6-N-acetyl-D-glucosamine synthase — translated: MQNQRPLPVFFDPDNRRWPRLRLAILLVGIILSVLAGFLMVSILANPILPALPLPNSTLSSRSGHGIPPRGEEHHITKAKRALKEVKARLEREQEHTLAQLLLKARAPHHKDHQRQPLIFGYYVNWDDASFSSLKENLDHLDVLIPEWLHLSGADGSLREDEPMRQRQVTQYIRNRYPNLSITPLINNWNGAEWDGAQLARLLENSNAREKLIHNLLEYLERNNFQGLSIDFEDIPSSAQPEMLIFMSELYAATRPKGFSLSLSVPALDPQWHYQKYAKVADFLIVMAYDEHWSSGSAGPIASMGWFAQALVKQQTEIPPDKLVVGMANYAYDWPPQGPAQEKTFGEAILTAKKTDAIIRFDPEALNPYFDYEEGKTLHRVWILDAVSLFNQLVTADALHPRGYALWRLGSEDPAIWNILDRNDPLNETAAISLEEMKFGYALDYEGQGEILRVASQPHAGERNIRYDEARGLIVNERFSVYPSPYVISRHGYSPRNIALTFDDGPDPEWTPAILDVLKSAGIPATFFIIGSNAQQHPDLLRRMFDEGHEIGNHTFTHPNIATIPTLQFQLELSATQRMLESVIGRQTRLFRAPYAMDSEPETPDEIHPLEVATEHGYFTVGMKIDPNDWQRPSTDEIVRRVVEDAEKQEGNIVLLHDSGGDRTQTVEAIPRLVQILRSHGFQFVTVAELLGYPRDDMMPLLARNSLDVWADRIAFAVVEFSITVVHWLFLAGIILGVGRLLFIGALAVVQRLLRTRRVFDPDYNPSVAVILPAYNEAKVINQTIASLLASTHPEHFEIIVVDDGSTDDTFQIVQKTFADEPRVRVYSKENGGKASALNTGIAHTQAEVVVALDADTVFSRDTISLLVRHFHDPRVGAVAGNAKVGNRTNLLTRWQALEYITSQNLDRRAFDVLNCITVVPGAVGAWRRELVVTVDGFSDLTLAEDADLTLAIRRLGYTIRYEDSAIALTEAPSQVRGFIRQRYRWMYGTMQAAWRHRAVLFRPRYGSLGVIALPNIIVFQVIFPLISPLMDLLFISSLVLAGFDWWQHPDQFSNDGLQRILFYYSLFLAIDFLAAVLAFSLEHREDWSLLLWLFWQRFFYRQLMYYVAIKSTMASLKGIVVGWNKLERTATVKSDLF
- a CDS encoding putative UDP-2,3-diacylglucosamine hydrolase (Evidence 3 : Putative function from multiple computational evidences), with product MLKRKLKIKLDRSEYDALYISDIHFMPEGSRYQQNNQDSLLFLLRSFKEQGIRFDKVFIVGDGLENWFVSSAHEFKNNPEMYHVLFESLEAISNKRFYIIGNHCTRSLTMKLPKPISTYLKKKKWSILKEYRDEKVVVVHGHQAQYNTWQWMIFIPFSYLLYNILRLVPGALMIYEYWVLAIMDFDKNKSEYNHFIYHKKLIKEINCGNKWLISGHTHKPIHFQHLKSINTGDWLTNKSFITQKNFDFKLWRYDDNKGITLIPPKSMGLGGYRSTSGIPRR
- a CDS encoding hypothetical protein (Evidence 5 : Unknown function), which gives rise to MSNIVQTALITGVAHRVGAAITRGLHQSGINIVLHYRSSTDVAHSMREELRKFLQI
- a CDS encoding TVP38/TMEM64 family membrane protein — encoded protein: MNDLRSKPCIPIGREELPVRFLVRVSPALWRGLVLMATLILIGLLLKWATLHSLFGTDWIDNQVRGRGLIGGALFVLIGSIFTAIGLPRQMLGFLGGYAFGLILGTGLALMASIIGAIITFQYARFIGRSFLIRHFPQPIQKIDNFLGSRAILMTLVLRLSPFTNNLATNLAGGISGVKPLPFFLSSLLGYLPQTLIFSLLGSGFNLDPEIRVGISIMLFVISSLLGAGLWYYYRQDFPSVLSNTDNQYAVHGK